A stretch of Ascochyta rabiei chromosome 6, complete sequence DNA encodes these proteins:
- a CDS encoding rab guanine nucleotide exchange factor S2: MAEYAFMHTAAPWLQHGSGSMTPSRLRSLSPMPAKKEVTRSISTPHLARAANESDGMNTIPDPRTPTPQPPISRHNSSDSHPDFSQEVSTLSTKLINAINHSTMLDDSLQQTRHELEAAKKCLAQLEVQVKDHEQKVARGLLVEKVVYDKMERQMSTELQEERKRRAEAERLKRNTDSEVEQLTAALFEEANVMVAAARKETEASDKRGEQLKQQLGDAEVLQHSLQEQLQDLKGVMEKMSSHGDDNESNILATTTAPSTPGITSADKMQNPLEATHLTPNTPGSEEFSPDHPLHFSHLIHPILRSDLIAFEEFQAMLRTVPRSGPSSRVSSGNYSSLNVLGLGSLTNSSTTSLPSSIKSPTNGNQSPREPVASQALTNLKDEKFYKRALAEDIEPTLRLDIAPGLSWMARRTVVSSITAGSLVVEPNPTSTSRFRAPILPCSLCGESRKGDQYARKYRFKTADNEDSQRYPLCDWCLGRVRATCDYIGFLRMIAAGHWRAETDEEKKHAWEESVRLRERMFWNRIGGGVVPAFIPMRDSPRSPTFANREKTRTSEESSQSIEIAVEAPKSEEDPFQATSAEKEKRVSIGKTLISPELKETLTQEEEKHVEEMVEKQLQTEVRRSLDAKTVMEKPTLQRQRSHSNPPPTPPRKKDERLSLTIPGAFE, encoded by the exons ATGGCCGAGTATGC ATTCATGCACACGGCTGCACCGTGGCTCCAGCATGGCTCTGGCAGCATGACGCCCTCTCGACTGCGGTCGCTGAGCCCCATGCCGGCGAAGAAGGAAGTCACGAGATCCATCTCAACACCACATCTCGCCAGAGCCGCCAACGAGAGCGACGGCATGAATACGATCCCAGACCCTCGAACACCCACGCCTCAGCCGCCCATTTCGCGCCACAATTCGAGCGACTCGCACCCAGACTTCAGCCAGGAGGTCTCGACGCTCAGCACGAAGCTTATCAATGCAATTAACCACTCGACCATGCTCGACGACTCGCTGCAGCAAACACGGCATGAGCTGGAGGCCGCGAAGAAGTGCCTAGCGCAGCTGGAGGTGCAGGTGAAGGATCACGAACAGAAGGTAGCGCGCGGTCTGCTGGTCGAAAAGGTTGTGTACGATAAGATGGAGCGCCAGATGTCGACAGAGCTGCAGGAAGAGCGCAAACGTCGGGCAGAGGCGGAGAGATTGAAGCGCAACACAGACAGCGAGGTCGAGCAGCTGACCGCTGCCCTTTTCGAGGAAGCCAATGTG ATGGTGGCAGCAGCACGTAAAGAAACAGAAGCTTCTGACAAGCGCGGCGAGCAGCTGAAGCAGCAGCTTGGCGATGCTGAAGTACTGCAGCATTCACTACAAGAGCAGCTACAAGACCTCAAAGGCGTCATGGAGAAGATGAGCTCGCATGGCGACGACAACGAAAGCAACATCCTCGCAACAACAACCGCACCGTCGACGCCTGGCATCACCTCTGCCGACAAGATGCAGAATCCGCTCGAAGCGACCCACCTGACGCCTAACACGCCAGGCTCAGAAGAGTTCAGCCCTGATCACCCGCTCCACTTCTCCCACCTCATCCACCCGATCCTGCGGTCTGACCTGATAGCGTTTGAAGAGTTCCAGGCCATGCTCAGGACCGTCCCTCGCTCAGGACCTTCAAGCCGTGTGTCGAGCGGGAACTACAGCAGTTTGAACGTCCTGGGTCTGGGATCACTGACGAACAGCTCGACAACGTCTTTACCGTCCTCGATCAAATCGCCCACCAACGGCAACCAATCGCCGCGGGAGCCGGTAGCTAGTCAAGCGTTGACAAATCTGAAGGACGAGAAGTTCTACAAGCGTGCGCTCGCTGAGGACATTGAGCCTACACTGCGACTGGACATCGCCCCAGGGCTGTCGTGGATGGCGCGCCGTACCGTCGTCAGCAGCATCACGGCTGGATCACTTGTTGTGGAGCCAAACCCAACATCGACATCTAGATTCCGCGCACCCATACTGCCATGCTCGTTATGCGGAGAGAGCAGGAAGGGGGATCAGTATGCGAGGAAGTACCGCTTCAAGACCGCAGACAACGAAGATTCGCAAAGGTACCCGCTATGCGACTGGTGTCTGGGCCGAGTGCGGGCGACGTGTGACTACATTGGGTTTTTGCGCATGATCGCCGCAGGACATTGGCGTGCCGAGACAgacgaggagaagaagcatGCGTGGGAGGAGAGCGTGCGACTACGCGAGCGCATGTTCTGGAACCGCATCGGTGGTGGTGTGGTACCAGCCTTCATTCCCATGCGCGACAGCCCACGCAGCCCGACGTTTGCCAACAGGGAAAAGACCCGAACGAGCGAGGAGTCAAGCCAGTCGATCGAGATCGCTGTGGAGGCGCCGAAGAGCGAAGAGGACCCATTCCAAGCTACGAGCgcagagaaggagaagcgcGTGTCGATTGGCAAGACGCTTATCTCGCCGGAGCTCAAGGAGACGCTCACGCAAGAAGAGGAGAAGCATGTTGAGGAGATGGTGGAGAAGCAGCTCCAGACCGAAGTGCGCAGATCGCTCGACGCCAAGACGGTCATGGAGAAACCGACGCTGCAGCGCCAGCGGTCGCACTCGAATCCACCTCCCACGCCGCCGCGGAAGAAGGACGAGCGGCTCAGTCTGACGATTCCGGGGGCGTTTGAGTAG